TGCCAGGGTCGGCATGAAGCCCTGCACGAAGGCGCTGTAGGTCTCGTTGATCAACCGCTGCGACTCGGCGGCGATGGTGTCGAACACCAGCGAGCTCTTGCCGGAGCCGGAGACTCCGGTGAAGACCGTGAGCCGGCGCTTCGGGATCTCGATGCTGACGTCCTTGAGGTTGTTCTCGCGTGCCCCGTGCACACGGATCAGGTCATGGCTGTCGGCAGCGTGCTGTGCGCCCGTCCTCATGGCCTTGCTCATGGTGACTTGTCCTCCCGTTTCGACAGCTTCGAACACTATGTCGACGCGCCCGCCTCAGCGCAGCTCCTGGACGCGGATCATGTTGCCCCCGGGGTCGAGGAAGGCACAGTCCCGAATGCCGTACGGCTGCTCGATCGGCTCCTGGATCACCGCTGCGCGGGCCTGGAGCCGCTCGAAGACGGAGTCGAGGTCGGGGGTGGCGAGCAGGAGCTCGGGGTCGTCGCCCGCCGGGTGCAGTACGACCGACGTGGCGGCCTGGCCGACGGGCCCGACCGTGATCCGACGCGTCCTGTCGCGGCCCACGTCACCGCGGACCTCGAAGCCCAGCACGTCCCGGTAGAAGACCAGGGACGCCTCCGGGTCGTCGTGCGGGAGGAAGCTCGCCCGAATCGTGATGTCCATGGCCGTCACGCTAGCCATGGCCTGTGGGCCGCGCTTCTCGAATCCTGACCGGTCTCAGCGCACCAGACCCGCGATGTGCGCCGTGACCGTGTCGAGGATGTCCGCCCAGGCGGCCGCGTCACCGAGGACGAGGTAGTTCAGGGTGAGCCCGTCGGTCATGGCCGCGAGATAGCGGGCCAGCACGGAGACGGGCACTCGCAGCTCCAGATCCATTCCCCTGCGCAGCTGCTCGATGAGCTCGGCGTAGGCCTCGCCGTACAGCTCGTACTGGCGCCTGGCCAGGTGCTCGAATCCCGGCTCGCGCAGGGCGTACTGGGTGAGCTCATAAGTGAGCATGTGCGCCTCGGGGTGGGCGCGGACATGGTCCCAGTACGCCCGGAACCCGGCGGCGACGGTCTCCTCCAGAGTGTCCCGAGGGCGCAGCGCCTCCTTGACCACGGTGACGGAGTGGTCGGTGAGAGTGGTGATGACGGCCTCGATCAGGGCCTGCTTGGAGTCGAAGCAGTAGTGGAAGACGCTGAGGGACACGCCGGCCTCGGCGGCGATGGACCGGGTCGTCGTCTTCGCGACGCCGTCCCGGGCCATCGCCCTGATGGCCGCTTCCGTCAGCTGTCTGCGCCGCTCCGCCGACGGCATGCGTGCCATTGGTATCCCCCGCTGTCGAAGAGTGAGTCAGCCGCTGTGGACGCCCACCTCGTGGAGCGAGTATCCCCAGTCGGTGCCGCGGTCGAGGCCATGGACGCGCACGTAACGGGCCGGAGTTCCGGTGAACTTGGCGGTGTCCAGGCCGCCGTCCCCGGTGGTGGTCGACCAGACGGTCTGCCAGTTCGTGCCGTCCGTCGACAGCTCGATCCGGTACGACTTCCCGTACGCCCGCTCCCAGTCGAGCGTGACCTTGGAGACCCGGTTCGTGGAGCCCAGGTCGACCTGCCACCACTGGTCGTCGCTCCAGTCGCTCGCCCAGCGGCTGGAGTCGTCGCCGTCCACGGCCCGCCCCGGCTGGTAGCTGGTGAACGGGTTGGACTCGGACGAACTGGCCGTGGCCGTCTTCCCGTTGGCGAGATCGACGGAGGCCTGGTGCTGCTCGGCGGCGCCCCACGTGTCGAGGTAGGACTCGGCGCCCCGGAAGAGGTCGTCCACCACACCCTGGCCGCCGACGAGCCGGATGTCCTCGATCCAGTCCGGGATCATGCCGACATGGGCGGCCCCGTCGGTGTTGACGTCGAAGGTGCGCTGCCCGGACGTCTGTTTGTCGATGACCGAGCCGCCGTCGACGCTCTTGAAGGGGTACGTCACCTTGTTCGCGGCGTCCGCTCCGCGCGGGGCGGGGTGGTCGCCGATACCGTTGAAGTCGGTGCCGTAGCCGTAGCCCACGTCGTACTTCTCGCGCAGCGCGTCGGTGCGCTTCGCCTCCGCGGCGAACCCTTCGGAGCCGTGCATGTACTGGGCGACGAAGCCGCCGAGGGAGTAGACCCGCTCGGTCCAGTTCAGGTCCATCCAGCTGTGCGAGGAGAGCACGCCCGGGTAGTTCGCGGCCTCGAAGATGTCGAGCACCTGGCCGGTGGCCTTGACGCTCATGTGGTCGATCTCGAGCATCATCTTGCGTTTCATCATGCCGCGCACGGCGTACTCGCCGAGGTCGGTGAGCCCGCGGACATTGCACTGCGCGTTCTTGTCGTACTCCGGGACCTCGGTGCCGGCCGGCAGGTCGTCCTCCGCCTCGGAGGCCGCCGTACCGATGGGGTTGTCGTGCTGCGGTCCCTTGCAGGTCTCGGTCTTCCAGAAGGTGCCGGTGGACAGGAACTGCCCGACGTTGATGGCGGTTCCGAGTCCGCCCTCGTCGAAGCGGACACCGCACAGGGCGTTGTCGAACTTGTGGCACAGGAACATGGAGCGCACACCCAGGCCGTACAGCTCGTCGAGCCCCTTGTCGATGTCCGCCTTGCTGCACTGCCCGATGTCGAGGACCTGCTTGCAGCCGAACGGCTCGGAGGTCTCCACACCGAGCACGACCGCCAACTTGCCCTGCTCGATGACCTGTCGGGCCTGCGCACTGTCGGTGACGATCCGGAACCAGCCCTTGCCGGTGCCGCCGTACATCTTGTCGATGAAGGCCTGGAGGTCGTACGTCATCCTGGCCTGCAGGCGGATCGAGGTCATCTCGTCACAACTGCGGTCCTTGAAGGGGTAGATGGAGCAGATCATGCCGTTGGTGACGAGGTCGTTGACCAGCACCCGCTGCCCGCCGCGCCAGGCGCGCTCCACCCAGGCGTAGTAGTTGGCCTGATGGGTCATGGAGTCGTACGCCGGCCAGTCCTTGAAGGAGGGCCAGCCCACCGGGTCGTGTTTGCCGTCGCCGCCGTGGGTGATGTAGTCGAAGAGCGCGAGGTTGCCGTCGGGGTAGTGCTCGGGACAGTCCTTGAGCGCGTCGGCGACTCCGGACTCGGAGAACACCTTGCCGCAGATCAGCCGTCCGCCGAAGGCCTCGTTGGAGAAGAGGTGGTTGTGGGCGTCGATGAACCCGTTCACCTCGCCCGCGGAGTCGGTGCCGGTGAAGGGCGCTCCCGTCACGTTGATCTGGGCGTCGGGGGTGGGCCTGGCCGTCGGTGTCCACCAGTCGGTGGCCGCCGAACTCGGCGTGGGGCCCAGGATCGTGGCCAGCACCAGGAAGAGCAGGGAGGTGATGGTGATGTTCTTGCGTCGGCGGCAGGTGCGTCCGGCCATGGCCCACGTCCCTCGGTCGGCGGGAGGCGCCGTCGACCGAGGGCGTTTTGACTGCCCTTGGAATTGTCATGACCGGCGCAACAGATGCGTCGAGGATCGCGACTGAGCACGTTCCGAGTCAAGGGTCCGGGACAGTTGACCTGATACCTCGAGGACATCAACCGTTCACGCAGGCCGCCCCGTTGAGGGTGAAGGCGGTGGGGGCGGTGTTCGTGGCGCCCTTGCTGCCGATGAAGCCGACGGTGACCGAGCCTCCGGCCGGGATCGTGTTGGTGTAGGAGGCCGGGGTGACGGTCACCGCGCCACCGCTCTGCGCGGCGGTGCCGCCCCACATGGTGGAGACGGTCTGCCCGTCGGCGAACGTGAAGGCGAGCTTCCAGCCGCTGATGGCGGACGTGCCGGTGTTGTGGATGGCGATCTCGCCCTGGAAACCGCCCTGCCACTCGCCGACCACGCGGTAGCCGACGGAGCAGCTCCCGGCGGGCGCGCCGGCGGTGGTGACGCTCACCGTCGCTGAGCGGGCCGACCGGTTCCCGGCCGCGTCACGGGCGTAAACGGCGAAGGAGTACGCCGTGTCGGCGGTCAGGCCAGTGACGGTCACCGAGTTCGCCGTCGAGGCCGCGACCTTCGTCTCGGTGCCAGCGCCGACCCGGACGACGTCGTACCCGGCGATGCCAACGTTGTCAGTGGACGCCGTCCAGGACAGGTGCGCGGAGGTCGCCGTCACCGCCGAGGCGGTCGGGGTGCCGGGAGCGGTGGGGGCCTGGGTGTCACCGGAACCGCCGCCGAAAACGGTGGCTTCCTTGGCGGTCTGCGCGATGCCGTTGGCGCCGTTGAAGATGCGCTGACCCCATGAAGTCATCTGCGCCGGATCGAAGTTGAGCACGAGGTCGAGGATCGGGTCGGTGTTGCCGCTCCAGGACCAGGCCAGGTAACCGATGTCGAGCTGCTCGGCGGTGGCCATCATGGTGTCCTCGTCCGGATCGCCCCACTGGTCGGCGGGGCCGCCGAACTCCCCGATCACGATGGGCAGTTTGGCGCTCACGAAGGCGTTCAGATAGTCGGTGATCTCCGCCGCGGTGTCGAAGACGCTGTACATGTGGATCGAGAAGATCAGGTTGCCGGTGGCGTCGGCGGCGTACACGGACTGGGCGTTGGTACGCATGACCTGCTGCCAGTCCTGGCCCCAGTTGGGCGCGTCCACCATGATCGTGTGCTCGAAGCCGGCGTTCCTGAGCTTCTGGATCGCGGCGATCGTCGGCGCCGTCCAGCCGGCGGGGTCGGTGTTGCCCCAGGGCTCGTTGCCGATGTTGATGACGATGTAGTTCTCCTGGCCGGCGAGCACGTCCTTCAGGCCGATCCAGTAGTCGGCGGCCTGGTCGAGGGTGCCGGCCGCGCTGTCCTCGCCGTATCCGGTGGTGTCGTGCACCTCCAGGACGCAGATGAGCCGGTTGGCCTTGCACTGGGCGATCACGTTGGCCACGTCGGATGCGCTGTTGGCGGTCCAGCGGTGGCCGTCGGCGAGGACCACCCGGACGGTGTTGGCGCCCTGCGCCTTGATGTCGGCCAGTGACCCCAGTTCGTTCGGGTACCAGGTGTGGGCGTGGTTGACGCCGCGCATGACGAAGTCGTTGCCGTTGCCTTCGACCAGGCGGCCGTCGCTGATGTGCAGACCGGTGGCCTGGGTGCCGGGCTCGTCGGCGGCCTGGGCCGCGCTCGGGCACAGGGCGCCGAGCACCACCAGTCCGACGAGGGCGGCCAGCCGGGCCAGTAACGTGCTCAGGGGGCTCTTTCTTGTTCTTCTCACTGCGGCTCCAGGGGTGGGTGAGACAGTCGGAAGGAGCATGGGAGCGCTCCCATAGAAGCCACTCTGCCAAGTACACGTCAAGACGAGGGACGGAAATGGCAGGGATGACGGCACCGTGGGTCGTGAGGCGGTGCGGCGGGCTCGGTGCCCCTGTCCTCTTACCGGCCGTGTGGCGCCGGCTCTGCGTCGTCTTCTCTGCGTCGTCTTCTCTGCGGGCGCCTTCTCCCGAGGCCTTCTTGGCGGGCCTTCCCGGGGCCGTGTTCCCAGGGCCTTGTTCCCTCCCCAGCCGGAGTCGGTGCCGCTGCCCGAGACGACGGGTCGTGCTGTGCGGGAACGCGTGCCGCGCCCGGAGGTGGGACGGGGAAGAGACGCGGACTTCCGCAGGACTCCCGCGTGACAGCTTCCGCATCCTCCACGTCAGCACCGGCAACGTCCGCCGCTCGCCGCTCACCGAGCGGCTGGCCCGACGTGCCCTGGCGGACCGGCTCGGCGGCCCACTGTGGGGCGGGGTGCGCGAAGAGCAACGGGACCTGGGGCCACGAGGGCGCGCCCATGGAGGCCAACGCGGAGGCGGTCCTGGGCCGAATTCGGCGCCGACGCCTCCGGCTTCACCGGGCGCGAGCTCCTCGACGAGCAGGTGATCATGGCCGACCTGGTCCTGACCGCCACCCGCGACCACCGCCAGCAGGTCATCTCGATGGGCCACGCGGACCACGCCGTGCGGTTCACCCCCGTCGAGGTTGCCGCGCCAGCCGACATGGCGTATCGAGGGCGGGCGGCCCGAGCGGGGCTCGTCGTGAAGACCGTCGAGGCGTTTCGCAACGAACCGGGCCCGCCAGCGGTCCACGGTCGACCTGTCGATGCCGAGGTCGGCCGCGGCCTGCTGGTTCGTACCACCCTCCGCGCAGCGCAGCACGATCTTGGCTCGCAACGCGAGGAACTGGGCGGTCTTCGCCTGCCGCGCCCACTGCTGCAGCTGCCTGCGCTCAGCATCGTCCAGGACCAGGTCGGCCTTCGACCGGCCGATCCAGTCGGCGTCCTCAAGCCCGGCCGTCCGTTCCGCGGCGAGGATCTGGTCGGACCGTTCCGCGATGGCGTGGCCGACGCCCCGCCGCCTGAGCCAGGCCCGGATCGCTTTGGAGCTGTAGCCCTTGTAGCCGATGACGTGGTCGGGCCGGACGCGGGGGCCCTGGCCCGAGGCGGGGCACTCGTATCGCGTCCATCACAGCGGTGAACCGGGTGCAGTCGTTGGTGTTCCCGCCCACGACGGGGAAGGCGGGCGGACACCCCAGGGAGTCGCACGCCAGGTGAATCTTGCCGACCAGGCCACCGCGGGAGCGTCCGAGTCCCGGGTGCGGAGCCCTCTTTCCGGGCCCCGGCGGCATGCCGATGGGAACGGACGACGGTGGAATCGACCGACACGAGCCAGTCGATGTCCCCGGCCGCGTCCGCCCTCGCCTGGGCGGCCTGGATCATCCGCTCGAACGTGCCCGGCCAGGACCCACCGACGGAACCGGGTGTGCAGTGTGGCCCACGGACCGCACCGCTCGCGCAGTCCCGCCAAGCAGTCCCGGTACGGATTTTCCACACGATCCCGTTGAGCACCGTGCGTTTCGTCCGACCGCTTCCGGCCCCGCGACGACTCGGGCAGCGGCCGAACGAACTCCCACTCGACATCCGACAGTTCATGGCGACGTCTCGCCCGACCGTGAGCCACCACTCAAGATCATTTGAAGACACCGCCTACGACGATCCAGTGAAATGCGATGACATGCCGCAACAATGCCACTCCAAGTGTCTACATATGAACTATCAGTAACATCATCGCCCGATCTGACTGCCTCGCAGCGGATCGGCCCCCGGAGGCTGAAGTGGGAACGCTGAACAGGCTGGAACAGCGCTTCGAGGCTCTAGTCAACGACGCCTTCGCCAAGATCTTCCGATCCGCCGTGCAGCCCCTGGAGTTCGCCGGCGCGCTCCGGCGCGAGTGCGACGTCAACGCCAGGATCTGGACCGAGGGTTACACCATCGCGCCCAACGGTTTCGTCGTCGAACTCAGTCCGGGCGACCACGAGGTGTACAGCGCGTGCCTGGTCATGCTCGGCGAAGAGCTGGTCGAGAAGGTGCGCGTGCACGCCGAGGAACAGCGGTACTCCTTCGTAGGTCCGTTGAAGGTGCAATTGCAACGGTCGGAGAACCTGAAGGTGGGACAGTACCGCGTGCGCAGCCGCCTCGAAGTGCCGCCCGAGGCGCAGCACGCTCTGGAAGTCCGACGGCACCGCGCGACGCAGGCGGCGGCCCGGCCGGGAACCGGCGGCGGTCCGGTCCGGCAACCGTCGATGCACGTCCCGCGCGGCGAAAAGCGCGCTCTGACCCCGGATCAGCTCATATCGATGGGGCTCTCCTTCAGCGCGGACGGCAGCCTGGTCCGCGGCGCCCCGCCGAGCGCTCTCGCCGCGCCACCGCGGCCGCTCCGCCCCGGGAAGCCCGCGACAGACCGCCCTGGCGCCGCCGTCCTGGCCCGGTCCGGTCCGGCGCTGCGTACCCCTGCCGCCGGGCACGGCGGGCGTCCGGCGCTCGACCCCGCAGGAGTCCACGCCCATCCCCCTGGCGGGGCGGGCGGGCACCAGCGCGTCGTCCACCCGACGGAGCCGCAGACCAGCGGTCCGACCACCGGCCGGCCGCCGGTGCACCGGGACCCGGTGGGCGACTCGTGCCCGACAGACGCCGCAAGTGATCGGTCCGCCCTGCGGGTGCAGGGCGTCGAGCCCGGCCCCCGCCACGCCGCCACCTCGGTGCCCGAGGGGCCCATCATCTCACCGAAAGGGCAGAACATGACGAACGACCGCGACATGTACGCCGACGATTCCTCACCCGACGGGGGCAGAGAGCTCTCCGACGGGCTCGCGCCGACGCCGCCGGACCCGCACGTCGTCGGCGGGCCCCGGTACGCCGTGCCGATGGAGCCGTTGACCAGCCAGAGGGCGGCCGGCGAGACCGTGTCGCAGGGCGGCCCGGCGGAGCCACACTCTCCGGCGTCTGCGGGGAGCCGCTTCGACCCGGCGCCCCACACGACTCCCCATGACAGGCAGGTGCAGCCGACCCGGGTCGCCGGTGGAGCACCGGGCTACGCTCGCCCGCCGGCGCACCACGCTCCGGCGCAGTGGCCGGCGTCGGACTGGAGCGGCCGCGGGGGCCTGGGACAGAGTGCGACGGTAGAGCTCTCCTCCGACCGCCTGCTCCGCGGCCGGTCCAGCGGCCGACGAGCCCTGAGCAGG
This portion of the Streptomyces canus genome encodes:
- a CDS encoding VOC family protein translates to MDITIRASFLPHDDPEASLVFYRDVLGFEVRGDVGRDRTRRITVGPVGQAATSVVLHPAGDDPELLLATPDLDSVFERLQARAAVIQEPIEQPYGIRDCAFLDPGGNMIRVQELR
- a CDS encoding TetR/AcrR family transcriptional regulator, whose protein sequence is MARMPSAERRRQLTEAAIRAMARDGVAKTTTRSIAAEAGVSLSVFHYCFDSKQALIEAVITTLTDHSVTVVKEALRPRDTLEETVAAGFRAYWDHVRAHPEAHMLTYELTQYALREPGFEHLARRQYELYGEAYAELIEQLRRGMDLELRVPVSVLARYLAAMTDGLTLNYLVLGDAAAWADILDTVTAHIAGLVR
- a CDS encoding galactose-binding domain-containing protein, which produces MAGRTCRRRKNITITSLLFLVLATILGPTPSSAATDWWTPTARPTPDAQINVTGAPFTGTDSAGEVNGFIDAHNHLFSNEAFGGRLICGKVFSESGVADALKDCPEHYPDGNLALFDYITHGGDGKHDPVGWPSFKDWPAYDSMTHQANYYAWVERAWRGGQRVLVNDLVTNGMICSIYPFKDRSCDEMTSIRLQARMTYDLQAFIDKMYGGTGKGWFRIVTDSAQARQVIEQGKLAVVLGVETSEPFGCKQVLDIGQCSKADIDKGLDELYGLGVRSMFLCHKFDNALCGVRFDEGGLGTAINVGQFLSTGTFWKTETCKGPQHDNPIGTAASEAEDDLPAGTEVPEYDKNAQCNVRGLTDLGEYAVRGMMKRKMMLEIDHMSVKATGQVLDIFEAANYPGVLSSHSWMDLNWTERVYSLGGFVAQYMHGSEGFAAEAKRTDALREKYDVGYGYGTDFNGIGDHPAPRGADAANKVTYPFKSVDGGSVIDKQTSGQRTFDVNTDGAAHVGMIPDWIEDIRLVGGQGVVDDLFRGAESYLDTWGAAEQHQASVDLANGKTATASSSESNPFTSYQPGRAVDGDDSSRWASDWSDDQWWQVDLGSTNRVSKVTLDWERAYGKSYRIELSTDGTNWQTVWSTTTGDGGLDTAKFTGTPARYVRVHGLDRGTDWGYSLHEVGVHSG
- a CDS encoding cellulase family glycosylhydrolase, yielding MRRTRKSPLSTLLARLAALVGLVVLGALCPSAAQAADEPGTQATGLHISDGRLVEGNGNDFVMRGVNHAHTWYPNELGSLADIKAQGANTVRVVLADGHRWTANSASDVANVIAQCKANRLICVLEVHDTTGYGEDSAAGTLDQAADYWIGLKDVLAGQENYIVINIGNEPWGNTDPAGWTAPTIAAIQKLRNAGFEHTIMVDAPNWGQDWQQVMRTNAQSVYAADATGNLIFSIHMYSVFDTAAEITDYLNAFVSAKLPIVIGEFGGPADQWGDPDEDTMMATAEQLDIGYLAWSWSGNTDPILDLVLNFDPAQMTSWGQRIFNGANGIAQTAKEATVFGGGSGDTQAPTAPGTPTASAVTATSAHLSWTASTDNVGIAGYDVVRVGAGTETKVAASTANSVTVTGLTADTAYSFAVYARDAAGNRSARSATVSVTTAGAPAGSCSVGYRVVGEWQGGFQGEIAIHNTGTSAISGWKLAFTFADGQTVSTMWGGTAAQSGGAVTVTPASYTNTIPAGGSVTVGFIGSKGATNTAPTAFTLNGAACVNG
- a CDS encoding FhaA domain-containing protein; protein product: MGTLNRLEQRFEALVNDAFAKIFRSAVQPLEFAGALRRECDVNARIWTEGYTIAPNGFVVELSPGDHEVYSACLVMLGEELVEKVRVHAEEQRYSFVGPLKVQLQRSENLKVGQYRVRSRLEVPPEAQHALEVRRHRATQAAARPGTGGGPVRQPSMHVPRGEKRALTPDQLISMGLSFSADGSLVRGAPPSALAAPPRPLRPGKPATDRPGAAVLARSGPALRTPAAGHGGRPALDPAGVHAHPPGGAGGHQRVVHPTEPQTSGPTTGRPPVHRDPVGDSCPTDAASDRSALRVQGVEPGPRHAATSVPEGPIISPKGQNMTNDRDMYADDSSPDGGRELSDGLAPTPPDPHVVGGPRYAVPMEPLTSQRAAGETVSQGGPAEPHSPASAGSRFDPAPHTTPHDRQVQPTRVAGGAPGYARPPAHHAPAQWPASDWSGRGGLGQSATVELSSDRLLRGRSSGRRALSRLRPGGGSAERERQQKLAILRTPVMQCHKIAVISLKGGVGKTTTTTALGATLATLRQDRVVAIDANPDAGTLSRRVRRETSATIRDLVAEIPNLTNYMSVRRFTSQSPSGLEVLANEVDPALSTAFNDEDYRQVVSCLGQHYPIVLTDSGTGLLHSAMRGVLDFADQLIVVATPSVDGATSASTTLDWLNAHQYEDLVSRSITVVSEARRKSKMVKVNEVLDHFRARCRGVVVIPFDEHLATGSEVDLQQMKARTREAYFDLATLVAADFPRTQPEAVSWAASYPHSGYNAPSYFAAPARA